The following are encoded together in the Anopheles nili chromosome 3, idAnoNiliSN_F5_01, whole genome shotgun sequence genome:
- the LOC128725447 gene encoding protein phosphatase methylesterase 1 codes for MSNLQRVMMKSRLPPMCPNPRFPKPSDRGFRRQTDYNPLMWDGFFAEKKDIDTNQGKFRVYLSAPSEPDAPLLVLLHGGGFSALSWAHFSSEVTKLIHCQCLAFDIRGHGDTYTEEEDDLSAERLATDVGDVIQALYGEFAPPIILMGHSMGGAICVHTAIMQVLPTLIGVVVIDVVEGTALEALASMQSFLRSRPSTFKSIQHAIEWCVRSGQVRNVESARISMPGQIINMETKKLATNELPLTPEDTSKEKLEFKHPNAIAEDAEATSSCTNDDEAKLSQAAAQVNLRKYAWRIDLSKSEKYWQGWFSGLSQKFLDIHVPKLLLLAGIDNLDRALTVGQMQGKFQLQVLARCGHAVHEDRPHEVAEVLATYLIRNKFAQPTADGQFLKHMPAC; via the exons ATGTCCAATCTACAGCGTGTTATGATGAAATCCAGACTGCCGCCGATGTGTCCGAATCCGAGGTTTCCCAAACCGAG TGACCGAGGTTTTCGCCGTCAGACGGACTACAATCCATTGATgtgggatggattttttgcagaaaaaaaagacatcgaCACAAACCAGGGTAAATTCCGAGTGTATCTGTCCGCTCCATCAGAACCCGATGCACCACTGCTTGTGCTTCTTcatggtggtggattttcaGCGCTCTCCTGGGCTCATTTCAGT AGCGAGGTAACTAAGCTGATTCATTGTCAGTGTCTGGCATTCGACATCCGTGGCCACGGGGATACGTacacagaagaagaagatgaccTATCAGCGGAACGACTAGCGAC AGATGTTGGGGATGTAATCCAAGCACTGTACGGTGAGTTCGCGCCTCCAATCATACTGATGGGACACTCGATGGGAGGTGCTATATGTGTCCACACGGCCATCATGCAAGTTCTACCCACGCTGATCGGAGTCGTTGTAATCGATGTCGTTGAAGGCACGGCACTGGAAGCCCTGGCAAGCATGCAAAGCTTTTTACGCTCACGTCCGAGCACATTCAAAAGCATACAGCACGCCATCGAATGGTGCGTTCGTAGCGGGCAGGTACGGAACGTTGAATCTGCTCGTATTTCTATGCCCGGTCAGATCATAAA tatGGAAACTAAAAAATTGGCTACCAATGAATTACCCCTTACACCGGAAGACACTTCGAAGGAAAAGCTTGAATTTAAACACCCGAATGCGATTGCTGAAGACGCTGAAGCGACCAGCTCCtgcaccaacgacgacgaagctAAGCTTTCACAGGCCGCCGCTCAAGTGAACCTACGAAAGTACGCCTGGCGCATCGACTTATCGAAGTCGGAAAAGTACTGGCAAGGCTGGTTCTCGGGGCTGAGTCAGAAGTTCCTCGACATTCATGTACCGAAACTACTGCTTCTGGCGGGCATTGATAATCTCGATCGCGCACTAACCGTCGGTCAGATGCAGGGAAAGTTCCAGCTGCAAGTGCTCGCTCGCTGCGGTCACGCGGTACATGAAGATCGCCCACACGAGGTGGCGGAAGTATTAGCCACGTACTTGATAAGAAATAAGTTTGCACAACCAACGGCCGACGGGCAGTTCTTGAAGCACATGCCGGCGTGCTGA
- the LOC128725867 gene encoding GTP-binding protein 10 homolog, producing MVFIQNFLLKSVKKSFRSHLRSRFLDTLRLTTKGGHGGNGFPKYGGAGGQGGAVFFVAKEGKSLRDIVSKHPNKRIVGGNGEESSKVRLIGRRGTDQKVEVPVGIRVLDQETGGVISELDKDGKTFLAAGGGSGGCSGNSFLGKPGQQRTLTLDLKLIADVGLVGFPNAGKSTLVKAISNASPKIASYPFTTIRPQIATIEYEDYRQITIADLPGLIEGAHANFGMGHKFLKHVERTSLLLIIVDVFGFQLSQQHRKRNCLETIYALNRELELYDRTLLDKPCALIINKMDKEGAIDEICKYENYFHSLEDGLKLCPDDLVPQKLLSIDTVIPISAKNMAEIKKVKHEVRTILDIRAEQKLQEEYSDKEEQLRSKINERGPKVV from the exons atggtttttattCAAAACTTCCTTCTTAAATCCGTCAAAAAG TCATTTCGTAGCCACCTTCGAAGTCGTTTTCTAGACACGCTTCGGTTGACAACGAAAGGAGGCCACGGTGGAAATGGATTTCCCAAATACGGTGGAGCCGGGGGTCAAGGAGGTGCGGTGTTTTTCGTTGCCAAAGAAGGCAAATCGTTGCGTGATATAGTTTCAAAGCATCCCAACAAACGGATAGTAGGCGGAAATGGGGAGGAAAGTTCAAAGGTTAGACTTATCGGGCGAAGAGGCACGGATCAGAAGGTGGAAGTGCCGGTTGGCATTCGCGTGCTGGATCAGGAAACAGGAGGAGTGATATCGGAACTAGACAAAGATGGGAAAACCTtccttgctgctggtggaggaagCGGAGGCTGCTCTGGAAACTCTTTCCTCGGAAAGCCCGGACAGCaacgcacactcacactcgACTTAAAGCTAATTGCGGACGTTGGACTAGTGGGGTTTCCGAATGCTGGCAAGAGTACTCTGGTGAAAGCCATCTCGAATGCATCTCCGAAAATTGCCTCATACCCTT ttACCACTATTCGACCCCAAATTGCCACGATTGAGTATGAAGATTACCGCCAAATAACGATAGCGGATCTGCCTGGGCTTATCGAGGGAGCACATGCAAATTTCGGAATGGGTCACAAATTCCTGAAACACGTAGAGCGGACCAGCCTTTTGCTGATCATCGTGGATGTGTTCGGGTTTCAGCTCAGCCAGCAGCACCGGAAGCGTAACTGTTTGGAAACAATTTACGCGCTGAACCGAGAGCTCGAGCTGTACGATAGGACATTGCTTGATAAGCCGTGTGCTCTCATAATCAACAAAATGGACAAGGAAGGCGCAATAGACGAGATTTGTAAATATGAAAATTACTTCCACTCGTTAGAAG ATGGTCTTAAGTTGTGTCCAGATGATTTGGTTCCCCAAAAGCTACTTTCCATCGATACAGTTATACCAATATCCGCTAAAAATATGGCGGAAATAAAGAAGGTTAAGCACGAGGTCCGAACGATTCTAGACATCCGAGCGGAACAAAAGCTGCAAGAAGAATATTCAGACAAGGAAGAGCAGCTTCGTTCAAAAATTAATGAGAGAGGTCCAAAAGTGGTGTAG
- the LOC128726784 gene encoding UPF0193 protein EVG1 homolog, translated as MDWPSTRVSQGGLFHTPRARYTKETQELIKVLMEEAKLTILQRNKINYHLRNGEPLPIPKEPKFEQEYSNFLPVAIPRKNIKKRSLNTIIQSGAFDVEKYVPHKPKEPIEKVKLKLQEQMSGVKVFPDDGRRRRVLRSKSDGCMDFVPPDRASELLEEINERVQWLEEMEALGEGKKHRATIQLQIAEKLNELKRLERAKSQENEI; from the exons ATGGATTGGCCCAGCACAAGAGTGTCCCAGGGTGGGCTCTTTCATACGCCCCGTGCACGCTATACCAAGGAAACTCAGGAGCTTATTAAAG TGTTAATGGAAGAGGCCAAATTGACGATACttcaaagaaataaaattaactaCCATCTTCGAAATGGAGAACCCTTACCGATTCCAAAGGAGCCTAAATTTGAACAGGAGTACAGCAATTTTTTGCCCGTCGCTATTCCGCGGAAGAATATTAAAAAACGATCGCTGAATACCATCATTCAGAGTGGTGCGTTTGACGTGGAGAAGTACGTGCCTCACAAACCGAAGGAACCGATCGAGAAAGTGAAACTAAAACTGCAAGAACAAATGAGTGGCGTGAAAGTGTTTCCTGATGATGGTCGCCGACGACGGGTGCTTCGAAGTAAAAGTGATGGATGCATGGACTTCGTTCCTCCCGATCGTGCAAGTGAAC TTCTGGAGGAAATCAACGAACGCGTCCAGTGGCTAGAAGAAATGGAGGCTCTgggtgagggaaaaaagcaTCGAGCCACTATCCAGCTGCAGATTGCAGAAAAACTCAACGAACTCAAACGTCTCGAGCGAGCAAAGTCGCAGGAAAACGAAATCTAA
- the LOC128724109 gene encoding ovarian-specific serine/threonine-protein kinase Lok-like, with translation MPEILTPSGEENVLPGFGQLVGLRVKIGKIDLCSAEFRVGRSVECDLVLNVNHLTNNALRCISKIHFTLLKNLTDLSSPTYIINNSSNGTCVSGKRIGKNERMILMHEAVITIGSCARAFVYHEFHYVVPIQVKEEELLKNYRIGQLLGTGAFGTVYFMHHCVSCKAFALKIVNKLWQEHNQDETNEVNILKNISHPCVIKLYDVYFKPDSVYMVLEYMQGGDLLTRILDTDYLPEELAKFFFFQLCHAIKYLHSQNIIHRDLKPDNILLKDNSEYPLLKVSDFGTSKLLNRNVFMRTICGTPHYVAPEVLERQYRSWYTKAVDIWSLGVVLYTMLSGLLPFAQEDGSVSEEQIMCGDFSLSQSVWASVGQTAKDLVYDILNVDPMFRPTINNLLESSWFRDSDEVNQAQSLMALE, from the exons ATGCCAGAAATACTTACACCATCAGGCGAAGAAAATGTGCTCCCAGGCTTCGGCCAGCTAGTGGGTTTAAGggtaaaaataggaaaaatag ATCTCTGCAGTGCGGAATTTAGAGTGGGGCGTAGCGTAGAGTGCGACTTAGTGCTGAATGTGAACCACCTCACTAACAATGCCCTGCGTTGTATCTCCAAGATCCACTTTACGTTGCTGAAAAACTTAACCGATCTCTCTAGTCCCACGTACATTATT AACAATTCTTCGAACGGAACCTGCGTTAGTGGTAAAAGAATAGGTAAAAATGAACGCATGATCCTAATGCACGAGGCTGTAATTACAATTGGCAgctgtgcgcgcgcgttcgtgtACCATGAATTTCATTACGTTGTACCGATACAAGTAAAGGAAGAGGAATTGCTCAAGAACTATCGTATCGGTCAGTTGCTTGGGACAGGAGCGTTTGGAACGGTGTATTTTATGCACCACTGTGTGTCTTGTAAGGCATTTGCCTTGAAAATCGTCAATAAGCTGTGGCAGGAGCACAACCAGGACGAAACAAATGaagtgaatattttgaaaaacattTCGCAC CCGTGTGTTATCAAATTGTACGATGTGTACTTTAAACCCGACTCGGTGTACATGGTGCTGGAGTACATGCAGGGAGGCGACTTGTTGACTCGCATCCTAGACACAGATTACCTTCCAGAGGAGTTGGCAaagttctttttctttcagctGTGCCACGCGATAAAGTACCTGCACAGCCAAA ATATTATTCATCGTGATTTGAAGCCCGATAATATCCTCCTGAAGGATAACAGCGAGTATCCCTTACTGAAGGTGTCTGATTTCGGTACGAGTAAACTCCTGAACAGGAACGTCTTTATGCGCACGATCTGCGGTACGCCACATTATGTGGCACCAGAAGTTCTGGAGCGGCAATATCGCAGTTGGTACACGAAAGCGGTCGATATCTGGAGCCTGGGAGTGGTTCTGTACACGATGCTTAGCGGTTTGTTGCCCTTCGCCCAGGAAGATGGCTCCGTAAGTGAGGAACAAATAATGTGTGGCGATTTCAGCTTATCCCAAAGCGTGTGGGCTTCGGTTGGCCAAACGGCGAAAGATCTCGTCTACGACATACTAAATGTTGACCCAATGTTTCGGCCAACGATCAACAACCTGCTCGAGTCCAGCTGGTTTCGCGATTCCGACGAAGTGAACCAGGCGCAAAGCTTGATGGCGTTGGAATAA
- the LOC128725184 gene encoding signal recognition particle 14 kDa protein — protein MVLLSNEQFLTQLTLLAQSARKDSSFTVTIKRYDGHDRPKPREGKPPLPKPAEYSCLIRARSRSKKLATVVKRDEVAKFMESYSKVLKSSMDGLKKVKKVKNKAKAAQG, from the exons ATGGTTCTTTTATCTAACGAACAA TTTCTTACGCAGCTTACCTTGTTAGCTCAATCGGCCCGCAAAGATTCATCGTTTACCGTAACAATTAAACGAT ACGATGGACATGACCGGCCAAAGCCACGtgaaggaaaaccacccctaCCCAAACCTGCTGAGTATAGTTGTTTGATCCGAGCGCGATCACGATCAAAGAAGCTAGCGACGGTGGTGAAGCGAGACGAAGTGGCCAAATTCATGGAATCGTATTCAAAAGTGTTAAAATCGAGCATGGATGGTTTGAAAAAGGTTAAGAAGgttaaaaacaaagcaaaggcGGCCCAAGGATAG
- the LOC128724108 gene encoding zinc finger protein 845-like: MSEARFADSQSYKTCAKCGTQFPAAEHVEPKRTTSKRFQCDICNRFYATPITLKAHRIRHSKAKNELCDFCGASFKTRGQLKIHRRAHTGEKPYQCDQCDKAFAYRESLITHSTLHSRIKPFVCSCCDARFSCITNLLKHRKVRGNKCGLVDGAPIQRVVPRPNKKTMPNLTDRSKKRLTQKNLCMILQSCNRWINVAMRMSIKRDEETLQKQLTVLRESSEALASCYQCKLCPQRYTSEYLMARHLDRIHNLQQDKVCEKLQYAKKIVKGTAKYRCKYCDQSYVTAARLKQHVPKHGPNGRLRFKCCCCVMYFETSELAHEHALAEHRERLVCDVCQKQFNKPETLQRHSRYVHNSEQKARKRQYICSRCGRKLPTTAALFDHERADCGSSPLYPCNTCGKRYASFSSLKIHQTVHENRLPFECGYCEKKFRTKGQLKVHDRAHTGEKPFRCEVCSKAFPYRESLLTHRTTHTGIMRYECLDCNQKFSCITNLQSHRRTRHNEGERKRSKISKRNHNKFE, translated from the exons ATGTCTGAAGCTA GATTTGCTGATTCTCAATCTTACAAGACATGCGCCAAGTGTGGAACACAATTTCCAGCTGC AGAACATGTAGAACCAAAGCGTACGACGAGTAAACGTTTTCAATGTGATATCTGTAATCGGTTTTACGCAACACCAATAACTCTCAAAGCCCATCGGATTCGGCACTCTAAAGCAAAGAATGAATTGTGTGATTTCTGTGGTGCGAGTTTTAAAACTAGGGGCCAACTAAAAATCCACAGGCGCGCACATACCGGAGAAAAGCCTTACCAGTGTGAT CAATGCGATAAAGCATTCGCGTACAGAGAGAGTCTCATTACGCATTCTACATTGCATTCGCGCATTAAACCATTCGTTTGCTCCTGCTGCGATGCACGGTTTTCTTGCATCACTAATCTACTAAAGCATCGTAAGGTGCGTGGAAATAAATGTGGCCTGGTAGATGGCGCACCCATTCAGCGAGTTGTACCAAGGCCCAATAAGAAAA CTATGCCTAATTTAACTGATCGAAGCAAA AAACGCTTAACGCAGAAGAATCTGTGCATGATTCTACAATCGTGCAATCGTTGGATAAATGTGGCGATGCGAAT GTCAATCAAACGAGACGAGGAAACACTACAAAAACAGCTCAC TGTTCTACGAGAATCTTCCGAAGCGTTAGCTTCCTGCTATCAATGCAAACTCTGTCCCCAGCGGTACACCTCAGAGTATTTGATGGCGCGCCATTTGGATCGAATACACAACTTGCAGCAGGACaaggtgtgcgaaaagctgcagtACGCTAAAAAAATCGTCAAAGGAACTGCCAAATATCGATGCAAGTACTGTGATCAGTCGTATGTGACGGCAGCTCGCTTAAAACAGCACGTGCCCAAGCATGGCCCCAACGGACGGTTGCGGTttaaatgctgctgctgtgtgaTGTACTTTGAAACAAGTGAGCTCGCTCACGAACACGCCCTGGCTGAGCATCGTGAGCGGCTTGTGTGTGATGTATGCCAGAAACAATTCAACAAACCCGAAACCCTACAGCGTCATAGCCGGTATGTGCATAATAGCGAGCAGAAAGCTCGCAAGCGGCAGTACATATGTTCTCGGTGTGGTAGAAAACTCCCAACTACAGCTGCGCTGTTCGATCACGAACGGGCTGATTGCGGATCTTCGCCCCTTTATCCGTGTAATACCTGTGGGAAGCGTTACGCCAGCTTCAGCTCGCTCAAAATACACCAGACGGTGCACGAGAACCGACTGCCGTTCGAGTGCGGTTACTGCGAGAAAAAGTTCCGCACCAAAGGCCAGCTGAAGGTGCACGACCGTGCGCACACGGGTGAAAAGCCGTTCCGTTGCGAAGTGTGCTCAAAGGCGTTTCCGTATCGTGAGTCTTTGCTCACGCATcgcaccacccacacgggcATTATGCGCTACGAGTGCTTGGACTGCAATCAAAAGTTTTCCTGCATCACCAACCTGCAGTCGCATCGAAGGACGCGTCACAATGAAGGGGAACGCAAAAGATCCAAAATATCGAAACGCAACCATAATAAATTcgaatga